In Meleagris gallopavo isolate NT-WF06-2002-E0010 breed Aviagen turkey brand Nicholas breeding stock chromosome 3, Turkey_5.1, whole genome shotgun sequence, one DNA window encodes the following:
- the HEY1 gene encoding LOW QUALITY PROTEIN: hairy/enhancer-of-split related with YRPW motif protein 1 (The sequence of the model RefSeq protein was modified relative to this genomic sequence to represent the inferred CDS: deleted 2 bases in 1 codon): MMKLKPPRPPLDTERQTACRLPALFRGIQKSRRPHGALPAAPGLCPQLPPLSPQGSAKLEKAEILQMTVDHLKMLHTAGGKGYFDAHALAMDYRSLGFRECLAEVARYLSIIEGLDASDPLRVRLVSHLNNYASQREAASGAHAGIGHIHWGNAFGHHPHISHPLLLPQNGPGNTSTPASSSEPHHQGRIAASHAETSSLRVPPNGSVGPVLPVVTSTTKLSPPLLSSMASLSAFPFSFGSFHLLSPNMLSPSAPTQSANLGKPYRPWGTEIGAF, encoded by the exons ATGATGAAGCTGAAACCTCCCCGG cccccgTTAGACACTGAAAGGCAGACTGCCTGCAGACTGCCCGCGTTGTTCAGAGGCATCCAGAAGA GCAGGCGGCCGCACGGGGCTCTGCCCGCCGCGCCGGGG CTCTGCCCGCAGCTCCCGCCCCTCTCTCCTCAGGGATCGGCCAAGCTGGAGAAAGCCGAGATCCTGCAGATGACCGTGGATCACCTGAAGATGCTGCACACGGCCGGAGGGAAAG GTTATTTCGATGCTCATGCTTTGGCTATGGACTACCGGAGTCTCGGGTTCCGAGAGTGCCTGGCTGAAGTTGCTCGATACCTGAGCATTATAGAAGGCCTGGATGCCTCTGACCCGCTGCGGGTCCGACTCGTGTCTCACCTCAATAACTACGCCTCTCAGCGGGAAGCAGCGAGCGGTGCGCATGCTGGCATTGGACACATTCATTGGGGCAACGCCTTTGGACATCATCCTCACATATCTCACCCATTGCTGCTGCCTCAGAACGGGCCCGGCAATACCAGTACTCCAGCGTCTTCCTCAGAACCGCATCACCAGGGCAGAATTGCCGCCTCACACGCTGAAACTTCCTCACTCAGAGTGCCCCCAAATGGCAGCGTCGGACCAGTGCTCCCCGTGGTCACATCTACTACCAAACtgtctcctcctcttctctcctccatgGCGTCGCTGTCTGCGTTCCCCTTTTCGTTTGGCTCGTTCCATCTACTGTCCCCCAATATGCTGAGCCCGTCTGCACCAACACAATCAGCAAACCTCGGCAAACCATACAGACCATGGGGGACTGAGATTGGAGCCTTCTAA